The Pseudomonas fluorescens genome includes a window with the following:
- the flgG gene encoding flagellar basal-body rod protein FlgG: MLPALWVAKTGLSAQDTNLSTISNNLANVSTTGFKRDRAEFQDLLYQVKRQPGAQSTQDSELPSGLQVGTGVRIVGTQKNFNAGSLQTTEQPLDMAIDGRGFFQILQPDGTTSYTRDGTFHLDSNGQIVNASGFALEPAIVIPNDAQTFTVGRDGTVSITVAGNPAAQVIGNLQTADFINPAGLQAVGNNLFLETAASGAPQVGTPGLNGFGTTLQNTLETSNVSTVEEMVNMITTQRAYEMNSKVISTADQMLSFVTQNL; encoded by the coding sequence ATGCTTCCGGCTCTATGGGTTGCCAAAACAGGTCTGTCCGCCCAGGACACCAACCTTTCCACTATTTCCAACAACCTGGCGAACGTCTCGACCACGGGTTTCAAACGTGACCGCGCCGAGTTCCAGGACCTGCTGTATCAGGTAAAACGCCAGCCTGGCGCCCAATCGACCCAGGACAGCGAATTGCCGTCGGGCCTGCAAGTGGGTACCGGTGTGCGCATTGTCGGCACCCAGAAAAACTTCAACGCCGGCAGCCTGCAGACCACCGAGCAGCCGCTGGACATGGCCATCGACGGTCGCGGTTTCTTCCAGATCCTGCAACCGGACGGCACCACGTCCTACACCCGTGACGGTACGTTCCACCTCGACTCCAATGGCCAGATCGTCAACGCCAGCGGTTTCGCCCTGGAGCCGGCGATCGTCATTCCGAACGATGCCCAGACCTTTACCGTGGGCCGTGACGGCACCGTGTCCATCACCGTGGCAGGCAACCCGGCCGCCCAGGTGATCGGCAACCTGCAGACCGCCGACTTCATCAACCCGGCCGGCCTGCAAGCGGTGGGCAACAACCTGTTCCTAGAAACCGCTGCCAGTGGCGCGCCGCAAGTCGGCACCCCGGGCCTGAACGGTTTCGGCACCACGCTGCAGAACACCCTGGAAACCTCCAACGTGAGCACCGTCGAGGAGATGGTCAACATGATCACCACCCAGCGTGCCTACGAGATGAACTCCAAGGTGATCTCCACCGCCGACCAGATGCTCTCGTTCGTTACGCAGAATCTGTAA
- a CDS encoding flagellar basal body rod protein FlgF, with amino-acid sequence MDKYLYVAMTGASQNALAQRAHANNLANISTNGFQKDLEQARSMPVFGDSFPARAFAMSERPATDFTPGALVETGRDLDVAVSGPGWMAVQNPDGGESYVRTGSLNVDALGVLRAGNGMPVMGNGGPIAVPPEQKIEIGQDGTISIRAMGEGPRVMAEVDRIKLVNPDLKNMTKGLDGSIRTKDGQPAPIDANVQLVSGFQEASNVNAVDEMTSVLALAKQFELHVKMMNTAKEGDEAMARVLQI; translated from the coding sequence GTGGACAAGTACCTTTATGTGGCAATGACCGGCGCCAGCCAGAACGCACTGGCACAGCGGGCCCATGCCAACAACCTGGCGAACATCTCCACCAATGGTTTTCAGAAAGACCTGGAGCAGGCGCGCTCGATGCCGGTGTTTGGCGACAGCTTTCCGGCGCGGGCCTTTGCCATGTCCGAACGGCCTGCCACTGACTTCACCCCGGGCGCACTGGTGGAAACCGGTCGTGACCTCGACGTCGCGGTGAGCGGGCCGGGTTGGATGGCCGTGCAGAACCCCGACGGCGGTGAAAGCTACGTGCGCACCGGCAGCCTCAATGTCGACGCCCTGGGCGTGCTGCGGGCTGGCAACGGCATGCCGGTGATGGGCAACGGCGGGCCGATCGCCGTGCCGCCAGAGCAGAAAATCGAAATTGGCCAGGACGGCACCATCAGCATTCGCGCCATGGGCGAAGGCCCGCGGGTGATGGCTGAAGTGGACCGCATCAAGCTGGTCAACCCGGACCTCAAGAACATGACCAAGGGCCTGGACGGTTCGATCCGGACCAAGGACGGCCAGCCGGCACCCATCGATGCCAACGTGCAGTTGGTGTCGGGTTTCCAGGAGGCGAGCAACGTCAACGCCGTGGATGAAATGACTTCGGTGCTGGCCTTGGCCAAGCAGTTCGAGCTCCACGTCAAGATGATGAACACCGCCAAAGAAGGCGATGAAGCCATGGCTCGGGTCTTGCAGATCTAA
- a CDS encoding sigma-54-dependent transcriptional regulator — translation MRIKVHCQNRIGILRDILNLLVEYGINVARGEVGGEHGNAIYLHCPNLINIQFQALRPKFEGIAGVFGVKRVGLMPSERRHMELNALLGALEFPVLSIDMGGSIVAANRAAAQLLGVRVDEVPGIPLSRYAEDFDLPELVRANQSRINGLRVKVKGDVFLADIAPLQSEHDDSEAMAGAVLTLHRADRVGERIYNVRKQELRGFDSIFQSSKVMAAVVREARRMAPLDAPLLIEGETGTGKELLARACHLASPRGQSPLMALNCAGLPESMAETELFGYGPGAFEGARAEGKLGLLELTAGGTLFLDGVGEMSPRLQVKLLRFLQDGCFRRVGSDEEVYLDVRVICATQVDLSELCARGEFRQDLYHRLNVLSLHIPPLRECLDGLAPLVEHFLDQASRQIGCPLPKLAPAAMERLSRYHWPGNVRQLENVLFQAVSLCDGGTVKAEHIRLPDYGVRQPLGDFSLEGGLDEIVGRFEKAVLERLYSEHPSSRQLGKRLGVSHTTIANKLREYEVGKDPSA, via the coding sequence ATGCGCATCAAAGTCCATTGCCAGAATCGCATCGGCATCCTGCGGGACATTCTCAACCTGTTGGTGGAATACGGTATCAACGTCGCCCGAGGCGAGGTCGGTGGCGAGCATGGCAACGCGATCTACCTGCACTGCCCAAACCTGATCAACATCCAGTTCCAGGCGCTGCGTCCGAAATTCGAAGGCATCGCCGGGGTGTTTGGCGTCAAGCGCGTAGGACTGATGCCCAGTGAGCGTCGGCACATGGAACTCAACGCCTTGCTCGGCGCTTTGGAATTCCCGGTGCTGTCTATCGACATGGGTGGCTCCATCGTTGCGGCCAACCGGGCAGCGGCGCAGTTGCTCGGGGTGCGAGTGGACGAGGTGCCGGGCATTCCCCTGTCCCGCTATGCCGAGGATTTCGACTTGCCGGAACTGGTGCGCGCCAACCAGTCGCGCATCAACGGCCTGCGGGTCAAGGTCAAGGGCGATGTGTTCCTGGCCGACATCGCGCCACTGCAATCGGAGCACGACGACAGCGAGGCCATGGCCGGTGCGGTGCTGACGCTGCACCGGGCCGACCGCGTGGGCGAGCGGATCTATAACGTGCGCAAGCAGGAACTGCGCGGCTTCGACAGTATTTTCCAGAGTTCGAAAGTGATGGCGGCGGTGGTCCGAGAGGCCCGGCGCATGGCCCCGCTGGACGCGCCGCTATTGATAGAAGGCGAAACCGGCACTGGCAAGGAACTGCTGGCCCGCGCCTGTCACCTGGCGAGCCCGCGCGGGCAATCGCCATTGATGGCGCTCAACTGTGCCGGGCTGCCGGAGTCCATGGCCGAGACCGAACTGTTCGGCTACGGGCCGGGGGCCTTCGAAGGCGCCCGGGCCGAAGGCAAGCTCGGCCTGCTGGAGCTGACCGCCGGGGGGACGCTGTTCCTCGACGGGGTCGGGGAAATGAGCCCGCGCCTGCAAGTGAAACTGCTGCGCTTTCTGCAGGACGGTTGCTTCCGGCGTGTCGGCAGCGATGAAGAGGTGTACCTGGACGTCAGGGTGATCTGCGCCACCCAGGTCGATTTGTCCGAACTCTGCGCCCGGGGCGAGTTCCGTCAGGATCTGTACCACCGCTTGAACGTGCTGTCCTTGCACATCCCACCGCTGCGCGAATGCCTCGATGGCCTGGCGCCGCTGGTGGAGCATTTTCTTGACCAGGCCAGCCGCCAGATCGGTTGTCCGCTGCCCAAGCTGGCCCCGGCGGCGATGGAGCGTCTGAGTCGCTACCACTGGCCGGGCAACGTCCGGCAGTTGGAAAACGTGCTGTTCCAGGCCGTTTCCCTGTGCGATGGCGGCACGGTGAAGGCCGAGCATATCCGCTTGCCGGACTACGGCGTGCGCCAACCCCTTGGCGATTTTTCCCTGGAGGGGGGGCTGGACGAGATCGTTGGGCGTTTCGAGAAAGCGGTGCTGGAGCGCTTGTATTCGGAGCACCCGAGCAGCCGGCAACTGGGCAAGCGGCTGGGGGTTTCCCATACGACCATTGCCAATAAATTGCGCGAATATGAAGTCGGCAAAGACCCCAGTGCGTAA
- the phhA gene encoding phenylalanine 4-monooxygenase, whose translation MKQTQYVAREPDAQGFIHYTAEEHAVWNTLITRQLKVIEGRACQEYLDGIDKLGLPHDRIPQLDEINKVLGETTGWQVARVPALIPFQTFFELLASKQFPVATFIRTREELDYLQEPDIFHEIFGHCPLLTNPWFAEFTHTYGKLGLQASKEERVYLARLYWMTIEFGLVQTPQGRRIYGGGILSSPKETVYCLSDEPEHQAFDPLEAMRTPYRIDILQPVYFVLPELKRLFDLAHEDIMGMVKRGRELGLHAPKFPPKAA comes from the coding sequence ATGAAGCAGACGCAGTACGTGGCCCGCGAGCCCGATGCGCAAGGTTTTATCCACTACACCGCCGAAGAACACGCGGTGTGGAACACGCTGATCACCCGCCAGTTGAAAGTCATCGAAGGCCGCGCGTGCCAGGAGTACCTGGATGGCATCGACAAGCTGGGCCTGCCCCACGACCGTATCCCGCAACTGGACGAAATCAACAAGGTGCTGGGCGAGACCACGGGCTGGCAAGTCGCCCGGGTGCCAGCGTTGATCCCCTTCCAGACCTTTTTCGAATTGCTCGCCAGCAAACAGTTTCCTGTGGCGACCTTCATTCGTACCCGAGAAGAGCTGGATTACCTGCAAGAGCCGGACATTTTCCACGAGATCTTCGGCCACTGCCCATTGCTGACCAACCCTTGGTTCGCGGAATTTACCCACACCTACGGCAAACTCGGCCTACAGGCCTCCAAGGAAGAACGCGTCTACCTGGCGCGCCTGTACTGGATGACCATCGAGTTCGGCCTGGTGCAGACCCCGCAGGGCCGGCGCATCTACGGCGGCGGCATCCTGTCTTCGCCCAAGGAAACCGTGTACTGCCTGTCGGACGAACCGGAACACCAGGCCTTCGATCCGCTGGAAGCCATGCGCACGCCGTATCGCATCGACATCCTGCAACCGGTGTATTTCGTGCTGCCCGAACTCAAGCGTCTGTTCGACCTGGCTCACGAAGACATCATGGGCATGGTCAAGCGCGGTCGGGAGCTGGGCTTGCATGCCCCGAAATTCCCACCAAAAGCGGCGTGA
- a CDS encoding 4a-hydroxytetrahydrobiopterin dehydratase: protein MNTLNQAHCEACRADAPQVSDEELPVLIKQIPDWNIEVRDGVMQLEKVFLFKNFKHALAFTNAVGEISEAEGHHPGLLTEWGKVTVTWWSHSIKGLHRNDFIMAARTDDVAKTAEGRK, encoded by the coding sequence ATGAACACTCTGAACCAAGCCCATTGCGAAGCCTGCCGCGCCGATGCCCCGCAAGTCAGCGACGAAGAACTGCCGGTGCTGATCAAGCAGATCCCCGACTGGAACATCGAAGTGCGCGACGGCGTGATGCAACTGGAAAAAGTTTTCCTGTTCAAGAACTTCAAGCACGCCCTGGCGTTCACCAACGCCGTCGGCGAGATCTCCGAGGCCGAAGGCCACCACCCAGGCCTGCTCACCGAATGGGGCAAAGTCACCGTGACCTGGTGGAGCCACTCCATCAAGGGCCTGCACCGCAACGACTTCATCATGGCCGCCCGCACCGATGACGTGGCCAAGACCGCCGAGGGCCGCAAGTAA
- a CDS encoding amino acid aminotransferase, giving the protein MHFDAIGRVPGDPILGLMEAYGADANPSKFDLGVGVYKDAQGLTPILQSVKQAEQRLVDRQTTKTYIGGHGDAAFGQLINELVLGADSPLISAKRAGATQTPGGTGALRLSADFIAQCLPGRGVWLSNPTWPIHETIFAAAGVKVGHYPYVGADNRLDFEAMLATLNQAPKGDVVLLHACCHNPTGFDLSHEQWRQVLEVVRDRDLLPLIDFAYQGFGDGLEQDAWAVRLFAQALPEVLVTSSCSKNFGLYRDRTGALIVCARDAEKLVDIRSQLANIARNLWSTPPDHGAAVVATILGNPELKSLWADEVQAMRLRIAQLRSGLLEALEPHGLRERFAHIGVQRGMFSYTGLTPEQVKHLRERHSVYMVGTGRANVAGIDATRLDLLAEAIADACK; this is encoded by the coding sequence ATGCATTTCGACGCCATCGGCCGGGTCCCCGGCGACCCGATCCTGGGCCTGATGGAGGCCTACGGGGCGGACGCCAACCCGAGCAAGTTCGACCTGGGCGTGGGCGTCTACAAGGATGCCCAGGGCCTGACGCCGATTCTTCAGTCAGTGAAACAGGCTGAACAACGGCTAGTGGATCGCCAGACCACCAAGACCTACATCGGCGGCCATGGCGACGCTGCATTCGGCCAATTGATCAACGAGCTCGTACTGGGCGCCGACTCGCCGCTGATCAGCGCAAAACGTGCCGGCGCCACCCAGACACCGGGCGGTACCGGTGCGCTGCGCCTGAGTGCCGACTTCATCGCTCAATGCCTGCCGGGCCGTGGCGTGTGGCTGAGCAACCCGACCTGGCCGATCCACGAGACCATCTTCGCCGCGGCCGGGGTCAAGGTCGGTCACTACCCTTACGTGGGCGCCGATAACCGCCTGGATTTCGAGGCGATGCTGGCGACCTTGAACCAGGCCCCCAAAGGCGATGTCGTGCTGCTGCACGCCTGCTGCCACAACCCCACCGGGTTCGACCTGTCCCATGAGCAATGGCGTCAGGTGTTGGAGGTGGTGCGCGACCGCGACCTGCTGCCGCTGATCGATTTCGCCTACCAGGGCTTCGGCGATGGATTGGAACAGGACGCCTGGGCGGTCCGGCTGTTTGCCCAAGCCCTGCCGGAAGTGCTGGTCACCAGTTCCTGCTCGAAGAACTTCGGCCTGTACCGCGATCGTACCGGTGCGTTGATCGTCTGTGCCCGGGATGCCGAGAAGCTGGTGGACATCCGCAGCCAACTGGCAAACATCGCCCGCAACCTGTGGTCGACACCGCCGGATCATGGTGCGGCCGTGGTGGCGACCATTCTCGGCAACCCGGAACTCAAAAGCCTGTGGGCCGATGAAGTCCAGGCCATGCGCCTGCGCATCGCGCAATTGCGCAGCGGTTTGCTGGAGGCCCTCGAACCCCATGGCTTGCGCGAACGCTTCGCCCATATCGGCGTGCAACGCGGGATGTTTTCCTACACCGGCCTGACGCCGGAACAGGTCAAGCACCTGCGCGAACGCCACAGTGTCTACATGGTCGGCACCGGCCGGGCCAACGTGGCCGGCATCGACGCCACGCGCCTGGACCTGCTGGCCGAAGCGATTGCCGACGCTTGCAAGTAA
- a CDS encoding NAD(P)H nitroreductase yields MQALDALLNRVSVPRLVDPAPTAEQRELMFAAAMRAPDHGQLRPWRFLTVEGQARHRMGELLAEAARFNDPLVPESVVEKALNGPLRAPLVVVVVARLQDHFKIPKSEQLLAAGCAAHGILLAAYAQGVGGVWRTGELAYSPHVARGLGLEDGEEVIGFLYLGTPQKEARTAPKEDVGQFVREWTGQ; encoded by the coding sequence ATGCAGGCTCTCGACGCTTTGCTCAACCGTGTTTCCGTCCCGCGCCTGGTGGACCCGGCCCCCACTGCGGAGCAGCGCGAGCTCATGTTTGCCGCGGCCATGCGGGCGCCGGATCACGGCCAGTTGCGGCCATGGCGTTTTCTGACGGTCGAAGGTCAGGCGCGGCATCGCATGGGCGAACTGCTGGCCGAAGCCGCGCGGTTCAATGACCCGCTGGTACCGGAGAGCGTCGTGGAAAAGGCCCTCAACGGCCCATTGCGCGCGCCCTTGGTCGTGGTGGTGGTCGCCCGTCTGCAGGACCATTTCAAAATCCCCAAATCCGAGCAGCTGTTGGCGGCCGGCTGCGCGGCCCATGGCATCTTGTTGGCGGCGTATGCCCAGGGGGTTGGCGGTGTGTGGCGTACCGGTGAACTGGCGTACTCGCCGCATGTGGCCAGGGGGCTTGGCCTTGAGGACGGGGAAGAGGTGATCGGTTTCCTCTACCTGGGCACGCCGCAGAAAGAAGCGCGCACGGCGCCGAAGGAAGATGTCGGGCAGTTTGTCCGGGAGTGGACGGGCCAGTAA
- a CDS encoding TrkH family potassium uptake protein, whose product MALPTLRIIGFIIGIFLITLAIFMVVPMATLMVFERTADLPSFLWSSMITFVAGLALVLPGRPEHIHLRPRDMYLLTVSSWLVVCIFAALPFLLTQKISYTDSFFESMSGITATGATVLSGLDTMSPGILMWRSLLHWLGGIGFIGMAVAILPLLRIGGMRLFQTESSDRSEKVMPRSHMVARLIVASYVGITILGTLALWWAGMSLFDAINHAMSAISTGGFSTSDLSLAKWTQPAVHWVAIVIMILGSLPFALYVSMLRGNRRALIKDQQVQGLIGVLLVTWLVLGTWYWATTDLHWLDALRHVALNVTSIVTTTGFALGDYSLWGNFSLMLFFYLGFVGGCSGSTAGGIKIFRFQVAYILLRANLNQLIHPRAVIKQKYNGHRLDEEIVRSILTFSFFFAITICVIALLLSLLGVEWMTALTGAASTVSGVGPGLGETIGPAGNFAPLPDAAKWILSAGMLLGRLEIITVFVLCIPAFWRH is encoded by the coding sequence ATGGCGTTGCCGACCCTGCGGATCATTGGTTTCATCATCGGCATCTTCCTGATCACCCTGGCGATCTTCATGGTCGTGCCCATGGCCACCCTGATGGTCTTCGAGCGCACCGCCGACCTGCCGTCGTTCCTCTGGTCGAGCATGATTACCTTCGTCGCCGGCCTGGCCCTGGTGCTTCCGGGGCGCCCGGAACACATCCACCTGCGCCCGCGCGACATGTACTTGCTGACTGTCAGCAGTTGGCTCGTGGTGTGTATCTTTGCCGCGCTGCCGTTCCTGCTGACCCAGAAGATCAGCTATACCGACTCGTTTTTCGAAAGTATGTCGGGCATCACCGCCACCGGCGCCACCGTCCTGAGCGGCCTGGACACCATGTCCCCGGGCATCCTGATGTGGCGCTCGCTGCTGCACTGGCTCGGCGGTATCGGCTTCATCGGCATGGCGGTGGCGATCCTGCCGCTGCTGCGCATCGGTGGCATGCGGTTGTTCCAGACCGAATCGTCGGACCGCTCGGAAAAAGTCATGCCCCGTTCCCACATGGTGGCGCGGCTGATCGTGGCGTCCTACGTGGGCATCACCATCCTCGGCACCCTGGCGCTCTGGTGGGCCGGGATGAGCCTGTTCGATGCCATCAACCATGCGATGTCGGCGATCTCCACCGGCGGTTTCTCCACCTCGGACCTGTCCCTGGCCAAATGGACCCAGCCGGCGGTGCACTGGGTCGCCATTGTCATCATGATCCTCGGCAGCCTGCCGTTTGCCCTGTACGTCTCGATGTTGCGGGGCAATCGCCGGGCGCTGATCAAGGACCAGCAGGTCCAGGGGCTCATCGGGGTGTTGTTGGTGACCTGGCTGGTGCTCGGCACCTGGTATTGGGCGACCACCGACCTGCATTGGCTGGACGCGCTGCGGCACGTGGCGCTGAACGTGACGTCCATCGTCACCACCACCGGTTTCGCCCTCGGCGACTACAGCCTGTGGGGCAATTTTTCGCTGATGCTGTTTTTCTACCTGGGGTTCGTCGGTGGTTGCTCAGGCTCGACGGCCGGCGGGATCAAGATTTTCCGCTTCCAGGTCGCCTACATCCTGCTGCGGGCCAACCTTAATCAACTGATCCACCCCCGCGCGGTGATCAAACAGAAATACAACGGTCATCGCCTCGACGAAGAAATCGTCCGCTCGATCCTTACGTTCTCGTTCTTCTTCGCCATCACCATCTGCGTGATCGCCCTGCTGCTGTCGCTGCTGGGCGTGGAATGGATGACGGCGCTGACCGGTGCGGCCAGCACCGTGTCCGGCGTCGGCCCGGGGCTGGGAGAGACCATCGGGCCGGCCGGCAACTTCGCACCGCTGCCGGACGCGGCCAAGTGGATTCTGTCCGCAGGCATGCTGCTGGGCCGACTGGAGATCATCACGGTGTTCGTGCTGTGTATCCCGGCGTTCTGGCGTCACTGA
- a CDS encoding AraC family transcriptional regulator — MNERTTSSSWAMGIVKALEIDGLDCRVLFKQLGLDFDALDDPDARFSQDSMTRLWQRAVELSGNPAIGLNMGKVVRPASFHVAGYALMSSRTLAEGFQRLVRYQRIIAESADLSFRRLEEGYGLILTVHGDHLPPTRQSAEASLACALALCNWLTGRTLHPVKVLFQGTEPLDLAPYQRAFCAPLEFGASYDALIFERADMEAPLPTANEAMAQLHDRFAGEYLARFSESRVTHKARQILCRLLPQGEPKRDVVAQTLHLSQRTLQRRLQEEGTSFQSLLEDTRRELAEQYLAQPGMTLLEIAYLLGFADPSNFFRAFRRWFDTTPGEYRARLASQPEVVSDARTPGYTARTP; from the coding sequence ATGAACGAACGAACGACTTCTTCAAGCTGGGCGATGGGGATTGTCAAGGCGTTGGAAATCGACGGCCTGGATTGTCGGGTGCTGTTCAAGCAACTGGGGCTGGACTTCGATGCGCTCGACGATCCGGATGCACGTTTTTCCCAGGACTCGATGACGCGGCTCTGGCAACGGGCGGTGGAATTGTCAGGTAACCCGGCCATTGGCTTGAACATGGGTAAAGTGGTGCGCCCGGCCTCGTTCCATGTGGCGGGCTACGCCTTGATGTCCAGTCGCACGCTGGCGGAGGGGTTCCAGCGACTGGTGCGATACCAGCGGATCATTGCCGAAAGCGCCGACTTGAGTTTTCGTCGGTTGGAAGAAGGCTACGGGCTGATTTTGACGGTACACGGCGACCATTTGCCCCCGACCCGCCAAAGTGCCGAAGCATCCCTGGCCTGTGCGTTGGCCCTGTGCAACTGGCTGACCGGGCGTACCTTGCACCCGGTAAAAGTGCTGTTCCAAGGCACCGAACCCCTGGACCTGGCGCCTTATCAGCGAGCCTTCTGCGCGCCGCTGGAGTTCGGCGCGTCTTATGACGCGCTGATTTTTGAACGGGCCGACATGGAGGCGCCGCTGCCTACGGCCAACGAAGCCATGGCGCAGTTGCATGACCGGTTTGCCGGTGAATACCTCGCGCGTTTTTCGGAAAGCCGCGTGACCCACAAGGCGCGACAAATATTGTGTCGGCTGTTGCCCCAGGGCGAGCCCAAGCGTGACGTGGTGGCGCAGACGCTGCACCTGTCACAGCGCACCTTGCAGCGGCGCTTGCAGGAAGAGGGCACCAGTTTCCAGAGTTTGCTGGAGGACACCCGTCGTGAACTGGCCGAGCAGTATCTGGCGCAGCCGGGCATGACGCTGCTGGAGATCGCCTATCTGTTGGGGTTTGCCGACCCGAGCAATTTTTTCCGGGCCTTTCGCCGTTGGTTCGACACCACGCCCGGTGAATACCGGGCACGGTTGGCGAGCCAGCCAGAAGTGGTCAGTGACGCCAGAACGCCGGGATACACAGCACGAACACCGTGA
- a CDS encoding DUF962 domain-containing protein: MENTKRFNSFAEFYPYYLSEHSNSTCRRLHFIGTSLVILVFALALVVGSGWLWLALPVAGYGFAWVGHFFFEKNRPATFQHPLYSLLGDFVMYRDMLLGKVAF, translated from the coding sequence TTGGAAAACACTAAACGATTCAATAGCTTCGCCGAGTTCTACCCGTACTACCTCAGCGAACACAGCAACAGCACCTGCCGACGATTGCATTTCATCGGCACATCCCTGGTCATCCTGGTGTTCGCCCTCGCTCTCGTCGTGGGAAGCGGGTGGCTGTGGCTCGCCCTGCCCGTGGCCGGCTACGGCTTCGCCTGGGTCGGGCACTTCTTCTTCGAAAAAAACCGTCCCGCCACCTTCCAGCATCCGCTCTACAGCCTGCTCGGCGATTTCGTCATGTACCGCGACATGCTGCTGGGCAAGGTCGCGTTCTAA
- a CDS encoding HD domain-containing protein yields MSNHARFTHMKEGTQQDWAIIAADFSAYARQLPGRILAHLKLLDGDFGGFPVDRLTHSLQTATRAYRDGRDEEYVVCALLHDIGDTLGSYNHPDIAAAILKPFVSAENLWMVEKHGIFQGYYFFHHLGMDRHLREQFSGHPQYQATIEFCAKYDAAAFDAEYDTLPLSFFEPMLERVFATPKQSIYKAAMADIPA; encoded by the coding sequence ATGAGCAACCACGCGCGCTTTACCCACATGAAAGAAGGCACCCAACAAGACTGGGCGATCATCGCGGCCGACTTCAGCGCCTACGCGCGGCAATTGCCGGGCCGGATCCTCGCCCACTTGAAACTGCTGGACGGCGATTTCGGCGGGTTCCCGGTGGATCGCCTGACCCATTCCCTGCAAACCGCCACCCGCGCCTACCGTGACGGGCGGGACGAGGAGTACGTGGTCTGCGCCCTGCTCCACGACATCGGTGACACCCTGGGTTCATACAACCACCCGGACATCGCCGCGGCGATCCTCAAGCCTTTCGTCAGCGCCGAAAACCTGTGGATGGTGGAGAAGCACGGGATTTTCCAGGGCTATTACTTCTTCCATCACCTGGGCATGGACCGACACCTGCGCGAGCAATTCAGTGGCCATCCGCAATACCAGGCGACCATTGAGTTCTGTGCGAAGTACGACGCGGCGGCATTCGATGCCGAATACGACACCCTGCCCTTGAGTTTCTTCGAGCCGATGCTGGAAAGGGTCTTTGCCACGCCGAAGCAATCGATCTACAAGGCGGCGATGGCTGACATACCGGCCTGA
- a CDS encoding UDP-2,3-diacylglucosamine diphosphatase gives MTSAELARPSRKQRVRTLWISDVHLGTRDCQAEHLSQFLKGYHADKIYLVGDIIDGWKLRGGMYWPQAHTNVIRRLLTMSKRGTEVIYVTGNHDEFLRRYSKLILGNIQLVDEAVHVTADGRHLLVIHGDQFDVITRYHRWLAFLGDSAYEFTLTLNRWLNHWRARYGYGYWSLSAYLKHKVKTAVSFISDFEEAIAHECVKRELHGVVCGHIHHAEMRRVGEVEYLNCGDWVESCTALIEHWDGSIELYRLAEAQAREALLKAEKVAEPA, from the coding sequence ATGACCAGCGCCGAGCTCGCCAGACCCAGCCGCAAACAGCGTGTACGCACCCTGTGGATTTCCGATGTGCACCTGGGTACCCGGGATTGCCAGGCCGAGCACTTGTCGCAGTTTCTCAAGGGCTACCACGCCGACAAAATCTACTTGGTGGGTGACATCATCGATGGTTGGAAACTGCGCGGTGGCATGTATTGGCCCCAGGCCCACACCAACGTCATTCGTCGCTTGCTGACCATGAGCAAGCGCGGCACCGAAGTGATCTACGTTACCGGCAACCATGACGAATTCCTGCGGCGCTATTCGAAGCTGATCCTGGGCAATATCCAGTTGGTGGACGAAGCGGTGCACGTCACGGCCGATGGCCGGCATCTGTTGGTGATCCATGGTGACCAGTTCGATGTCATCACCCGGTACCACCGTTGGCTGGCGTTCCTCGGGGATTCGGCCTACGAGTTCACCCTCACGTTGAACCGCTGGCTAAACCATTGGCGAGCCCGTTACGGCTACGGCTACTGGTCGTTGTCGGCGTACCTCAAGCATAAGGTCAAGACCGCCGTCAGCTTCATCAGCGATTTCGAAGAAGCCATCGCCCACGAGTGTGTGAAGCGCGAACTGCATGGCGTGGTCTGTGGGCATATCCACCACGCGGAGATGCGCAGGGTGGGTGAGGTGGAATACCTCAATTGTGGCGATTGGGTCGAATCCTGCACGGCGCTGATCGAGCATTGGGACGGGTCGATCGAGTTGTATCGGTTGGCGGAGGCCCAGGCGCGCGAAGCGTTGCTCAAGGCCGAAAAGGTCGCCGAACCTGCGTGA